Within Quadrisphaera setariae, the genomic segment CCCGCGGGCGGAGGGGTCCGTCAGCGGCGGGGCAAGCGCGCCACGCCGTGCGGCAGGGGAGGCAGGCCCGCCGCGGCGCCGAGCAGCTGGGCCCAGGCCAGCACCGCGTCGCCGACGGCCTCGGGCACCTCGGACGGGCGCGGGCTGAAGGAGGCCCGCACCTCCAGCTCGCCGTCCACGGGGCGCGCGGCCAGCTGGCCGTAGGAGCGCGAGGTGGACGTGGTGACCGTCCCGCCGAGGGACCTCACGGGCAGGCCGTGGTCCTCCAGCGCCTCCACCAGCCAGCTCCACGCGACGTCGGCGAGGAGCGGGTCGTCGGCGTCCTCGGTGGCGGGGGAGCAGCGCGCCAGCACCACCACGCGCCACGGCCCGTCCCAGCCCTCCTGGCCGGCCGGGTCGTGCAGGAGCACGAAGCGGCCCTCTGCCACCTCGTCGCCGGCCTCGTCGAGCACGTCGGCGGACAGCGCCAGCGAGAACGGGGCCAGCGACCGCGGTCCGGGGCCCTCCTCCACCACGATCTCCGGGCGCAGCGCGGTGGCGCGGACCTGCTGCACCGCCGCGGCGAAGGCGGGGGGTGCTGCTGCCTGGCTGCCGGGGCCGGGCCCCTCGCCGCGCGCGTCCATGACCTCATCCTTCCCCACCGCTCGCGCGACCAGCACCTCCGGCGCCCCGGGCTGCGGCGATGATGGAGGGGTGAGCACCCCCGTCCCGCCGCTCGTCGCCGCCTGCCGCCAGGAGCCGGTGACCCGCACGCCGGTGTGGTTCATGCGCCAGGCCGGACGCTCCCTGCCCGAGTACAAGAGGGTGCGCGAGGGCGTCCCCATGCTCCAGGCCTGCACCACCCCCGACCTCGTCACCGAGATCACGATGCAGCCCGTGCGCCGCTACGGCGTCGACGGCGCCGTCCTCTACTCCGACATCGTGCTGCCGCTCAAGGCCGCCGGCGTCGACCTCGACATCGTGCCCGGCACCGGGCCGGTGGTCGCGAAGCCCGTGCGGACCGCCGCTGACGTCGACGCCCTGCCCGAGCTGCACCCCGACCAGCTCGAGCCCGTCGCGCAGGCCGTGCGCCAGCTGGTCGGCGAGCTGGGCGAGGTGCCGCTCATCGGCTTCGCGGGGGCCCCCTTCACCCTGGCCAGCTACCTCGTGGAGGGCGGCCCGAGCAAGGACCACGCCGCCACCAAGACCTTCATCCACACCGACCCGGGCCTGTGGCGCGCGCTGGCGGACAAGCTCGCGCGCACCTCCGCCACCTTCCTGCAGGTGCAGGTGGAGAACGGCGCCCGCGTGGTGCAGCTGTTCGACTCCTGGGCCGGGGCGCTCTGCCTGGCCGACTACCGCGCCCACGCGATGCCCGCCTCGGCCTCCGTGCTGGCCGCCGTCGGGGCTCTGCGCGGAGCTGACGGGCAGCCGGTGCCGCGCATCCACTTCGGGGTGGGGACGGGGGAGCTGCTCGGTGCCATGGGCGAGGCGGGTGCTGACGTCGTCGGCGTCGACTACCGCGTGAGCCTGCGCGACGCCGCGGTGCGGGCCCGCGCCGACGGCACGCGCCGGGCGCTGCAGGGCAACCTCGACCCGGCCCTGCTCGGCGCACCGCCGGCGGTGCTCGAGGCCGCCGTCGACGCCGTCCTGGACGACGCCGCCGCAGCCGTCGGCAGCCCGACGGCCGGAGGCCACGTCTTCAACCTCGGCCACGGGGTGCCGCCCACCACCGACCCGGACTCCCTGCTGCGCGTGGTGGAGCGGGTGCACGAGCGCACCTCGCGATGACCGGGCAGCCCCCGGTGCCGACGAGCGGACGGGCGCGACCGCGCGTCGTCGTCGTCGGGGGAGGGATCAGCGGGCTCGCCGCGGCGTGGGCCCTGGCCCAGGAGGACGTCGACGTCGTCCTCCTGGAAGCGGCACCGCGCGTCGGCGGGCCGCTGCAGACCGCAGAGCTGGCCGCCGGCACCACGCCGGTCACCGTGGACGTCGGCGCGGAGTCGCTGCTGGCCCGGCGCCCCGAGGCCGTCGAGCTGGCCCGCGAGGTCGGCCTGGCGCGCGACCTCGTGCAGCCGGCCACCACGCGCGCCGCCGTCGTCCTGCGGGGACAGCGCCACCCGGTGCCGCGCGGCACCGTCATGGGCGTCCCGGCGGACCCGGCGTCGATGGCGGGACTGCTCACCGCCGGCGAGGTCGCCCGCGCCGCAGCCGAGCGGCTCACGGAGCCGCTGGGGGAGGACGGCGACGTCGACGTCGCCTCCTTCGTGGCGGCCCGCCTCGGCAGCGCGGTGGTGGACGCCCTCGTCGAGCCGCTGCTGGGTGGCGTCTACGCGGGGCGCGCGTCGGGACTGTCCGTGCGGTCGGTGCTGCCCGCGCTGTGGCCGGCGGCGCGCGACGGCGCCTCGCTGCTCGAGGCGGTGCGCGCCGCCGCACGGGCCTCGCAGGCGGCGTCCTCGCCGTCCGCCCCGCCGGACGGCGGCGGCGCTCTCGGGCTGGTGGGCACGGCCGCCGGCGGCGGGGTGTTCGCCGGGGTGCGCGGAGGCGTCGGGCGGCTGCCGGGCGCCGTGGCGGCGTCGCTGGGCGGGCGGGGCGCTGAGGTGCGCACGTCGGCGCGGGTGAAGCGGCTGCGGCGGGTCGGCGGGGCCTGGCAGGTGGACGTGGAGGACCGCTGGACCGGTCTCGTGCGCCGCGAGGCGGCCGACGGCGTGGTGCTGGCCGTTCCGCCGCCAGCGGCTGCCGCGCTGCTGGCCGATGAGGCGCCGGACGCCTCCGCCGCGATGGCGCAGGTCGACGACGCCGGCCTCGCGCTCGTCACGCTGCTGCTGCCCCCGGGCTCGCTCGACGCGCTCGTCGACGACGAGGGCGACCCGCTGTCGGGGCTGCTCGTGCCGCCGTCGGAGGGCCGGCTGGTCAAGGCGGTGACCGCCTCGAGCCGCAAGTGGGCGTGGGTCGCCCGAGCGGCGGGCAGGGCCGCAGGCGAGGGCACCGAGGTGCTGCGGCTGTCGGTCGGGCGCCGCGGGGAGGGCGCCGTGCTGGCCCGGCCCGACGCGGCGCTGCTCGCGGCCGTCCTCGAGGACGGCGGCGAGCTCGTCGGGCACCGCCTCGACCCGCTGGCCTCGCTGGTCACCAGGTGGCCGGCGGCGCTGCCGCAGCCCGACGTGGGGCACGCCGCCCGCGTCGCCGCCGTCCAGCGAGACGTCGCGACTCTGCCCGGCCTGGCGCTGGCGGGCGCCGCCGTCGACGGCGTGGGCGTGCCCGCCTGCATCGCCGCCGCCCGGCGGGCGGCCGGCGTCGTCGTCGCCGACCTCCTGGCGACCCGACCGGGCTGACCGGGCACGAGGCGGCGGGGTGAGGATGGGGGCATGACCTCGCTGCAGCACCCCCCGGCGTCCGGCGCACCGGAGGCCGCCCTCACCACCGCCACCACCGCCACCGGGCTGCCGGACGGCCGCACCGCGCGGCAGATCGCCGACGAGATCAACCAGACCGTCCGCTACACGATGTGGTCGGTCTTCGCGCTGGACCCGTCCGCGCACACCGGCGGTGGGCTCGGCGGCGAGGCGGACCGCACGGCGGCCACCGCCGAGGTGGAGGCGCTGCTGCGCTCCCTCGGCGCCGCGGGCGGGGTCGAGGGGCACGACCTGGAGGTCCGCGGCTTCTACGACCTGTCCGGCATGCGCGCCGACGCCGACCTCATGGTCTGGTGGCACGCCTCCGACGTCGACCTGCTCCAGGAGGCCTACCGCCGCCTGCGCCGCACGGCGCTCGGGCGGCTGCTGCGGCCGGTGTGGTCCAGCGTGGGCGTGCACCGCACCGCGGAGTTCAACAAGGGCCACGTGCCGGCGTTCATGGCCGGTGAGGAGCCCCGGAAGTACCTCAACGTGTACCCCTTCGTGCGCTCCTACGAGTGGTACCTGCTCCCCGAGGACCAGCGCCGCACGATGCTGCGCGACCACGGCCTCGCGGCCCGCCCCTACCCGGACGTGCGCGCCAACACGGTCTCGGCGTTCGCCCTGGGCGACTACGAGTGGCTCCTCGCCTTCGAGGCCGACGAGCTGCACCGCATCGTCGACCTCATGCGCGACCTGCGGAACACCGAGGCCCGCCGCCACGTCCGCGAGGAGCTGCCCTTCTTCACCGGCCGCCGCGTGGAGCTGCGCGAGCTGGTCGACCTCCTCCCGTGACCACGGGCCTCCCGGCCACGGAGGAGCCCGTGCTGCTCAGCGACCAC encodes:
- a CDS encoding DUF3000 family protein, which gives rise to MDARGEGPGPGSQAAAPPAFAAAVQQVRATALRPEIVVEEGPGPRSLAPFSLALSADVLDEAGDEVAEGRFVLLHDPAGQEGWDGPWRVVVLARCSPATEDADDPLLADVAWSWLVEALEDHGLPVRSLGGTVTTSTSRSYGQLAARPVDGELEVRASFSPRPSEVPEAVGDAVLAWAQLLGAAAGLPPLPHGVARLPRR
- the hemE gene encoding uroporphyrinogen decarboxylase, giving the protein MTSSFPTARATSTSGAPGCGDDGGVSTPVPPLVAACRQEPVTRTPVWFMRQAGRSLPEYKRVREGVPMLQACTTPDLVTEITMQPVRRYGVDGAVLYSDIVLPLKAAGVDLDIVPGTGPVVAKPVRTAADVDALPELHPDQLEPVAQAVRQLVGELGEVPLIGFAGAPFTLASYLVEGGPSKDHAATKTFIHTDPGLWRALADKLARTSATFLQVQVENGARVVQLFDSWAGALCLADYRAHAMPASASVLAAVGALRGADGQPVPRIHFGVGTGELLGAMGEAGADVVGVDYRVSLRDAAVRARADGTRRALQGNLDPALLGAPPAVLEAAVDAVLDDAAAAVGSPTAGGHVFNLGHGVPPTTDPDSLLRVVERVHERTSR
- the hemG gene encoding protoporphyrinogen oxidase, giving the protein MTGQPPVPTSGRARPRVVVVGGGISGLAAAWALAQEDVDVVLLEAAPRVGGPLQTAELAAGTTPVTVDVGAESLLARRPEAVELAREVGLARDLVQPATTRAAVVLRGQRHPVPRGTVMGVPADPASMAGLLTAGEVARAAAERLTEPLGEDGDVDVASFVAARLGSAVVDALVEPLLGGVYAGRASGLSVRSVLPALWPAARDGASLLEAVRAAARASQAASSPSAPPDGGGALGLVGTAAGGGVFAGVRGGVGRLPGAVAASLGGRGAEVRTSARVKRLRRVGGAWQVDVEDRWTGLVRREAADGVVLAVPPPAAAALLADEAPDASAAMAQVDDAGLALVTLLLPPGSLDALVDDEGDPLSGLLVPPSEGRLVKAVTASSRKWAWVARAAGRAAGEGTEVLRLSVGRRGEGAVLARPDAALLAAVLEDGGELVGHRLDPLASLVTRWPAALPQPDVGHAARVAAVQRDVATLPGLALAGAAVDGVGVPACIAAARRAAGVVVADLLATRPG
- the hemQ gene encoding hydrogen peroxide-dependent heme synthase; this encodes MWSVFALDPSAHTGGGLGGEADRTAATAEVEALLRSLGAAGGVEGHDLEVRGFYDLSGMRADADLMVWWHASDVDLLQEAYRRLRRTALGRLLRPVWSSVGVHRTAEFNKGHVPAFMAGEEPRKYLNVYPFVRSYEWYLLPEDQRRTMLRDHGLAARPYPDVRANTVSAFALGDYEWLLAFEADELHRIVDLMRDLRNTEARRHVREELPFFTGRRVELRELVDLLP